A DNA window from Laribacter hongkongensis DSM 14985 contains the following coding sequences:
- a CDS encoding peptidylprolyl isomerase, which produces MSITVNGVEITEEMIKAQQDNFADASDPRDATIQQLVLHTLLLQKAREAGLDTSDEAAAINALLEQSIRYEPATEATCREFYDTYPERFSQGESAVASHILFPLGDDELAKVVMRGKAEGVLAEVQAEPSRFADLARVHSTCPSGREGGSLGEFGRGQMVKPFEDAVFSTPAGEITPQLVETQFGFHIIQVQDRTQGGAVAFDDIKERLQQYLTDLAARQAMHEYLSGLVDAAKIEGYAMPGL; this is translated from the coding sequence ATGTCTATTACCGTGAACGGCGTCGAAATCACCGAAGAAATGATCAAGGCACAGCAGGACAATTTTGCCGATGCATCCGATCCGCGTGACGCCACCATCCAGCAGCTGGTCCTGCACACCCTGCTGCTGCAAAAGGCACGCGAAGCCGGTCTGGATACCAGCGACGAAGCCGCTGCCATCAACGCCCTGCTGGAGCAGTCGATCCGTTACGAGCCGGCCACCGAAGCCACCTGCCGCGAGTTTTACGACACCTACCCCGAGCGTTTCTCGCAAGGTGAAAGCGCTGTGGCCAGCCACATCCTGTTCCCGCTGGGTGACGACGAGCTGGCCAAGGTCGTCATGCGCGGCAAGGCCGAAGGCGTGCTGGCCGAAGTGCAGGCCGAACCGTCACGCTTTGCCGACCTCGCCCGCGTGCACTCCACCTGCCCGTCCGGCCGCGAAGGCGGCAGCCTCGGCGAATTCGGCCGCGGCCAGATGGTGAAGCCGTTTGAAGACGCCGTGTTCAGTACCCCGGCCGGCGAAATCACCCCGCAACTGGTGGAAACCCAGTTCGGCTTCCACATCATCCAGGTGCAGGATCGCACCCAGGGCGGCGCGGTCGCATTTGACGACATCAAGGAACGCCTGCAGCAGTACCTGACCGACCTTGCTGCCCGCCAGGCCATGCACGAATACCTGTCCGGCCTGGTCGATGCCGCCAAAATCGAAGGCTATGCCATGCCGGGCCTGTAA
- a CDS encoding CYTH domain-containing protein: MAQEIERKFLVRGDFRPFVSRQERIVQGYLNSAPERCVRIRIKGGRGFITVKGIGNASGVSRFEWEREITLAEAESLLALCEPGVIDKVRHEVHIGRHAFEVDEFAGSNAGLVLAEIELSSEDEDFARPGWLGAEVTGDLRYYNVMLMKEPYGSWPEQAGAG; the protein is encoded by the coding sequence ATGGCACAGGAAATCGAGCGCAAATTCTTGGTACGGGGCGACTTCCGGCCCTTTGTCAGCCGGCAGGAACGCATCGTGCAGGGCTATCTCAACTCCGCACCGGAGCGTTGCGTCCGCATACGCATCAAGGGCGGGCGCGGATTCATCACCGTCAAGGGCATCGGCAATGCTTCCGGCGTATCCCGCTTCGAGTGGGAGCGCGAAATTACGCTGGCCGAAGCCGAATCCCTCCTGGCGCTGTGCGAGCCCGGCGTGATCGACAAGGTCCGCCACGAGGTCCACATCGGCCGCCACGCCTTTGAAGTGGACGAGTTTGCCGGCAGCAATGCCGGACTGGTGCTGGCAGAAATCGAACTTTCCAGCGAAGACGAGGACTTTGCCCGTCCCGGCTGGCTGGGTGCCGAAGTGACCGGCGACCTGCGCTACTACAACGTGATGCTGATGAAAGAGCCATACGGCAGCTGGCCGGAACAGGCTGGCGCCGGCTGA
- a CDS encoding Na+/H+ antiporter NhaC family protein: MELTHYSDSLLSILPPLVAVTLAVLTRRVLLSLGLGILIGALLVTRGNPLDTVQYLGLKLMAIFREAGAPNWASINILLFLVLLGCLIALMTLTGGTRAFALWAEQRIRTKRQAKIMTGMLVFLFFIDDYFHSLAVGTICRPITDRYRISRAKLAYLLDSTAAPVCVLMPVSSWGAYIIAVIGGILAAHGLQGQSPISAFIAMAPMNFYALFTLLMVIVLIAARLDFGPMARHEAAAQDGELYDAGKGIPPGATESLSAVAEGKVRDLVLPIFTLVITTVYFMVATGAEVLAAGGQAFSVLGAFENTNVGLSLVSGALSALAVAIVLSLRLRLGLGVWGSVVRHGFASMWPALRILLLAWVIAAVIRDVETGKYLASLTQLALPVWLLPAVLFLLAGAMAFSTGTSWGTFGIMLPLGADLMMAAEPTLLLPALSAVLAGSVFGDHCSPISDTTILSSTGAASHHIDHVTTQLPYALVVAGCSVAGYLVLGATGSVGMSLLVCTACFATSLLALHRLAVIRPAATPAGEAARA, translated from the coding sequence ATGGAATTGACCCACTATTCCGACTCTTTGCTGTCCATCCTGCCGCCACTGGTCGCGGTCACGCTGGCCGTTCTCACCCGCCGCGTGCTGCTGTCGCTGGGCCTTGGCATCCTGATCGGCGCCCTCCTCGTCACCCGGGGCAACCCGCTGGATACCGTGCAGTATCTCGGCCTCAAGCTCATGGCCATCTTCCGGGAAGCCGGAGCGCCCAACTGGGCCAGCATCAACATTCTGCTGTTCCTTGTGCTGCTGGGCTGCCTGATCGCCCTGATGACACTCACCGGCGGCACCCGCGCCTTTGCCCTGTGGGCCGAGCAGCGCATCCGTACCAAGCGCCAGGCCAAGATCATGACCGGCATGCTGGTGTTCCTGTTCTTCATCGACGACTACTTCCACAGCCTGGCCGTCGGCACCATCTGCCGGCCGATTACCGACCGCTACCGCATCTCGCGGGCCAAGCTCGCTTACCTGCTCGATTCCACCGCTGCGCCGGTGTGCGTGCTGATGCCGGTATCGTCGTGGGGTGCCTACATCATCGCCGTGATCGGTGGCATCCTCGCTGCCCACGGACTGCAAGGCCAGAGCCCGATCTCGGCCTTCATCGCCATGGCCCCGATGAACTTCTACGCCCTGTTCACCCTGCTGATGGTCATCGTGCTGATCGCCGCCAGGCTCGACTTCGGCCCGATGGCGCGGCATGAAGCCGCGGCCCAGGACGGTGAACTCTACGACGCCGGCAAGGGCATTCCGCCCGGCGCCACCGAGTCGCTGAGCGCCGTGGCCGAAGGCAAGGTGCGCGATCTGGTCCTGCCGATCTTCACGCTGGTCATTACCACGGTGTATTTCATGGTGGCCACCGGCGCCGAGGTGCTGGCTGCCGGCGGACAGGCCTTCAGCGTGCTGGGCGCATTTGAAAACACCAATGTCGGCCTGTCGCTGGTCAGCGGCGCCCTGAGCGCGCTAGCCGTGGCCATCGTCCTGTCGCTGCGCCTGCGGCTGGGCCTCGGCGTGTGGGGTTCGGTGGTGCGCCACGGCTTTGCCTCGATGTGGCCGGCCCTGCGCATCCTGCTGCTGGCATGGGTGATTGCCGCGGTGATCCGCGATGTGGAAACCGGCAAGTATCTGGCCTCGCTGACCCAGCTGGCCCTGCCGGTCTGGCTGCTGCCGGCGGTGCTGTTCCTGCTGGCCGGTGCGATGGCGTTTTCCACCGGCACCAGCTGGGGCACCTTCGGCATCATGCTGCCGCTGGGTGCCGACCTGATGATGGCCGCCGAGCCCACCCTGCTGCTGCCGGCCCTGTCGGCCGTGCTGGCCGGCTCGGTATTCGGCGACCACTGCTCGCCGATTTCCGATACCACCATCCTGTCGTCAACCGGTGCGGCCAGCCATCACATCGACCACGTCACCACCCAGCTGCCCTACGCCCTTGTTGTCGCAGGCTGCTCGGTGGCCGGCTATCTGGTACTCGGTGCCACGGGATCAGTCGGCATGTCCTTGCTGGTCTGCACGGCCTGCTTTGCCACCAGCCTGCTGGCGCTGCACCGCCTGGCCGTCATCCGCCCGGCTGCCACACCGGCCGGAGAGGCCGCCCGGGCCTGA
- a CDS encoding efflux transporter outer membrane subunit: MQRLRQSGTPPAGLLCLVVLLSAGMLAGCAVPTGRVTADAVLPVHYPGVTADENASAASLPWQEVFRDPHLQALIRQALAYNRDLQLATARVAEARALYGIQEAGSRPGLELNTAAARGRTPADLSITRQAQVAGEYSVNAGLIAYEIDFWGRVKSLREAALAQYLATDEARQAFETSLIALVANTHLTALELDERIRLARKTLASREESWRIMQKRSETGASSDLELREVETLVYGARSELALLERQRAQTGALIRQLVGHAPVDAPPARPLDQQELTRPLPAGLPSALLTNRPDLRAAELRLRASQASIRAARAAFFPSIVLTGTAGTASAELGGLFAGGSGSWNFMPVLRMPLFDGGRTQANLDLATARQLVAVAEYESVIQTAFREVADALAASHWLGVQVVEQQSRLRAESERTRLARLRYERGVSSYLDVLDAERALFVAEQTLVQVQRAQMAATVDLYKALGGGQAGAGSDNNKEQP; the protein is encoded by the coding sequence ATGCAGCGATTGCGCCAATCCGGAACACCGCCAGCCGGCCTGCTTTGCCTGGTCGTGTTGCTGTCAGCCGGAATGCTGGCCGGTTGTGCCGTGCCCACCGGACGGGTGACGGCAGATGCCGTGTTGCCGGTGCATTATCCTGGCGTGACCGCGGACGAAAACGCGTCGGCAGCCAGCCTTCCCTGGCAGGAGGTGTTCCGTGATCCGCACTTGCAGGCGCTGATCCGCCAGGCGCTGGCCTACAACCGCGACTTGCAGCTTGCCACCGCCCGGGTGGCCGAAGCGCGTGCGCTGTACGGCATCCAGGAGGCCGGCAGCCGTCCGGGGCTGGAACTCAACACCGCCGCTGCCCGTGGCCGTACACCGGCAGACCTGTCGATCACCCGGCAAGCGCAAGTGGCCGGTGAATACAGCGTCAACGCCGGCCTGATTGCCTACGAAATCGATTTCTGGGGGCGGGTGAAGAGCCTGCGCGAAGCAGCGCTGGCGCAATACCTGGCGACGGACGAAGCACGGCAGGCCTTTGAAACCAGCCTGATCGCGCTGGTGGCCAATACCCATCTCACCGCGCTGGAGCTGGACGAGCGCATCCGGCTGGCCCGCAAGACGCTCGCCAGCCGCGAAGAATCCTGGCGCATCATGCAAAAGCGCAGCGAAACCGGCGCCAGTTCCGATCTGGAGCTGCGCGAAGTGGAAACCCTGGTGTACGGCGCGCGCAGCGAACTGGCGCTCTTGGAACGCCAGCGCGCCCAGACCGGCGCCCTGATCCGGCAGCTGGTCGGCCATGCGCCTGTTGATGCACCACCGGCCCGGCCGCTGGATCAGCAGGAACTTACCCGCCCCCTGCCGGCGGGCCTGCCGTCCGCGCTGCTGACCAACCGCCCGGACCTTCGCGCGGCCGAGCTGCGCCTGCGGGCCAGCCAGGCCAGCATCCGCGCTGCCCGCGCCGCCTTCTTCCCCAGCATCGTGCTGACCGGCACGGCCGGCACCGCCAGCGCCGAGCTGGGCGGCCTGTTTGCCGGCGGCAGCGGCAGCTGGAATTTCATGCCGGTCCTGCGCATGCCGCTGTTTGACGGCGGGCGCACGCAGGCAAACCTGGATCTGGCCACGGCCCGCCAGCTGGTGGCGGTGGCCGAGTACGAATCCGTCATCCAGACCGCGTTTCGCGAAGTGGCCGATGCACTGGCCGCCAGCCACTGGCTTGGCGTCCAGGTGGTCGAGCAGCAATCCCGCCTGCGCGCCGAATCGGAGCGGACGCGGCTGGCCCGGCTGCGCTACGAGCGCGGCGTCAGCAGTTACCTCGACGTGCTGGACGCCGAGCGCGCGTTGTTTGTCGCCGAGCAGACGCTGGTGCAGGTGCAGCGTGCGCAGATGGCAGCCACGGTCGATCTCTACAAGGCGCTGGGCGGCGGACAGGCCGGTGCCGGCAGTGACAACAACAAGGAACAACCATGA
- the lgt gene encoding prolipoprotein diacylglyceryl transferase has product MLTHPQFDPVAISLGPMAIRWYGLMYLVGFVLFIVLGNVRIRKGNTVFTPKMLDDLLFWGVLGVILGGRLGQVLFYEPGYYLDHPLEIFMVWKGGMSFHGGFLGVLAASWLFARRNHLSFWQVTDFVAPLVPLGLAAGRLGNFINGELWGRVTAPDKPWAMLFPQARGEDLQLAAGNPQYAQWFAQYGALPRHASQLYEVLLEGIVLFVVLWWFTSRPRARGQASAVFLIGYGIARFVCEYFRSPDEGIFGHSYLISMGQWLSLPMILAGAILWQWSRRHADNRFLR; this is encoded by the coding sequence ATGCTGACTCATCCGCAGTTCGACCCGGTGGCGATCAGCCTGGGGCCAATGGCGATCCGCTGGTATGGCTTGATGTACCTTGTGGGTTTTGTCTTGTTCATTGTGCTTGGAAACGTCCGCATCAGGAAGGGGAACACCGTGTTCACCCCCAAGATGCTGGACGACCTGCTGTTCTGGGGCGTACTCGGCGTGATTCTGGGCGGAAGACTGGGCCAGGTGCTGTTTTACGAGCCCGGCTACTACCTCGATCACCCGCTGGAAATCTTCATGGTCTGGAAAGGCGGCATGTCTTTCCATGGCGGTTTCCTCGGCGTACTGGCCGCCTCGTGGCTGTTTGCGCGCCGCAACCACCTGAGCTTCTGGCAGGTCACTGATTTTGTCGCCCCGCTGGTGCCGCTGGGCCTGGCGGCGGGCCGGCTCGGCAACTTCATCAATGGTGAGCTGTGGGGCCGGGTCACGGCGCCGGACAAGCCGTGGGCCATGCTGTTTCCGCAGGCACGCGGCGAAGACCTGCAACTGGCTGCCGGCAACCCGCAGTACGCGCAGTGGTTTGCCCAGTACGGTGCCCTGCCCCGTCATGCGTCGCAGCTCTATGAAGTGCTGCTGGAAGGCATCGTGCTGTTTGTCGTGCTGTGGTGGTTCACCTCGCGGCCGCGGGCACGTGGACAGGCTTCCGCCGTCTTCCTGATCGGTTACGGCATCGCCCGTTTCGTTTGCGAATACTTCCGCTCACCGGACGAAGGCATTTTCGGCCATTCCTACCTCATCAGCATGGGGCAGTGGCTGAGCCTGCCGATGATCCTTGCCGGTGCCATCCTGTGGCAATGGTCGCGCCGGCATGCCGACAACCGCTTCCTGCGCTAG
- the ilvD gene encoding dihydroxy-acid dehydratase, which yields MPAYRSRTSTHGRNMAGARALWRATGMEDGDFGKPIIAVANSFTQFVPGHVHLHNLGQLVAREIEKAGGIAKEFNTIAIDDGIAMGHGGMLYSLPSRDLIADSVEYMVNAHCADALVCISNCDKITPGMLMAALRLNIPVIFVSGGPMEAGKVDWGNTIRKLDLVDAMVEAANSAVSDEDVSRVERSACPTCGSCSGMFTANSMNCLTEALGLSLPGNGSLVATHADRKELFLEAGRTIVDLARRYYEGDDASVLPRNIATKAAFENAISLDVAMGGSTNTVLHLLAAASEAGVDFRMADIDRISRRVPCLCKVAPATQKYHMEDVHRAGGIMGILGELDRLGKLDTRVSTVHAASLKDALDRWDVQRASSDDIARERFRAAPGGVRTTIAFSQSMRYLELDTDRAEGCIRDGAHAYSQDGGLAVLYGNLAERGCIVKTAGVDDSILRFTGRARIFESQDAAVESILADQVVAGDVVVIRYEGPKGGPGMQEMLYPTSYLKSKGLGKACALLTDGRFSGGTSGLSIGHVSPEAAEGGAIGLVEEGDTIEIDIPNRSIRLAVSDDELARRRAGMEARGSAAWKPLDRQRVVSPALRAYAAMTTSADTGAVRDVSQVERG from the coding sequence ATGCCCGCCTACCGTTCCCGTACTTCCACCCATGGCCGTAACATGGCCGGTGCCCGCGCCCTCTGGCGTGCTACCGGCATGGAAGACGGTGATTTCGGCAAACCGATCATTGCAGTGGCCAACAGCTTTACCCAGTTCGTGCCAGGCCATGTCCATCTTCACAACCTTGGTCAGCTGGTTGCCCGCGAAATCGAAAAAGCCGGCGGCATTGCCAAGGAATTCAACACCATCGCCATCGACGACGGCATCGCCATGGGCCACGGCGGCATGCTCTACAGCCTGCCCAGCCGCGACCTGATCGCCGACAGCGTCGAATACATGGTCAATGCCCACTGCGCCGACGCGCTGGTGTGCATCTCCAACTGCGACAAGATCACCCCGGGCATGCTGATGGCCGCCCTGCGCCTCAACATTCCGGTGATCTTCGTTTCCGGCGGCCCGATGGAAGCCGGCAAGGTCGACTGGGGCAACACCATCCGCAAGCTCGATCTGGTCGATGCCATGGTCGAAGCTGCCAACAGCGCCGTATCCGACGAAGACGTCAGCCGTGTCGAGCGCAGCGCTTGTCCCACCTGCGGTTCCTGCTCGGGCATGTTTACCGCCAACTCGATGAACTGCCTCACCGAAGCGCTGGGCCTCAGCCTGCCGGGCAACGGCTCGCTGGTCGCCACCCACGCCGACCGCAAGGAACTGTTCCTCGAAGCCGGCCGCACCATCGTCGACCTGGCCCGCCGCTACTACGAGGGCGACGACGCCAGCGTGCTGCCGCGCAACATCGCCACCAAGGCCGCCTTTGAAAACGCCATCAGCCTTGATGTGGCCATGGGTGGTTCCACCAACACCGTGCTGCACCTCCTGGCCGCCGCCAGCGAAGCCGGGGTGGATTTCCGGATGGCCGACATCGACCGCATCTCGCGTCGCGTGCCCTGCCTGTGCAAGGTGGCGCCGGCCACCCAGAAGTACCACATGGAGGACGTGCACCGTGCCGGCGGCATCATGGGCATCCTTGGCGAACTCGACCGCCTCGGCAAGCTCGATACCCGCGTCAGCACCGTGCATGCCGCCAGCCTCAAGGACGCGCTCGACCGCTGGGACGTGCAGCGCGCCAGCAGCGACGACATCGCCCGCGAGCGCTTCCGCGCCGCGCCGGGCGGCGTGCGCACCACCATCGCCTTCAGCCAGTCGATGCGCTACCTGGAACTCGACACCGACCGCGCCGAAGGCTGCATCCGTGACGGGGCCCATGCCTACTCGCAGGACGGTGGCCTCGCCGTGCTCTACGGCAACCTCGCCGAGCGCGGTTGCATCGTCAAGACCGCCGGGGTGGATGACTCGATCCTCAGGTTCACCGGTCGCGCCCGCATTTTCGAAAGCCAGGATGCAGCCGTTGAAAGCATTCTGGCCGATCAGGTGGTTGCCGGCGACGTGGTGGTGATCCGCTACGAAGGCCCGAAGGGCGGCCCGGGCATGCAGGAAATGCTCTATCCGACCAGCTACCTCAAGTCCAAGGGGCTCGGCAAGGCCTGCGCCCTGCTGACCGATGGCCGCTTCTCCGGCGGCACCTCGGGACTGTCGATCGGCCATGTCTCGCCCGAAGCTGCCGAGGGTGGTGCCATCGGTCTGGTGGAAGAGGGCGATACCATCGAAATCGATATCCCGAACCGCAGCATCCGCCTCGCCGTCAGCGATGACGAACTGGCCCGCCGCCGGGCCGGCATGGAAGCGCGCGGTAGCGCAGCCTGGAAGCCGCTCGATCGCCAGCGCGTGGTCAGCCCGGCCCTGCGCGCCTACGCCGCCATGACCACCAGCGCCGATACTGGCGCGGTGCGCGACGTGTCGCAGGTTGAACGCGGCTGA
- the ccoS gene encoding cbb3-type cytochrome oxidase assembly protein CcoS translates to MESLYLLIPMSIVLAFGFGALFWWATRSGQFDDLEGPGHRILMDDDSTHAEKQPDAATPPATPRT, encoded by the coding sequence ATGGAAAGCCTGTATCTGCTGATTCCGATGAGCATCGTGCTGGCCTTCGGCTTCGGTGCGCTGTTCTGGTGGGCTACCCGCTCGGGGCAGTTTGACGATCTGGAAGGGCCGGGACACCGCATCCTGATGGATGACGACAGCACCCATGCCGAAAAACAGCCGGATGCCGCCACGCCTCCGGCCACACCGCGCACCTGA
- a CDS encoding HlyD family secretion protein, giving the protein MMKPEIRRWLVRGLAVAGVVLVALLVWKLVYSGGEDGRFARGNGRIEATEVDVAAKSGGRVAEILVNEGDFVQAGQLVARMDQASLAAQLTQAQAQLANARSSRETMLAQVAQREADVVMAEAVLVQRRAELDVSGKTHARSKALLADRATSAQQVDDDAARLRNAEANVAVAKAQIAAARAALLAARAQVVQAQAGIDAAEAVVKRLEIDLADGDLHAPRAGRVQYRIVQPGEVIAGGGKVVSLVDIADVYMTFFLPEQAAGKVGLGSDVHIVLDAAPQYVLPARVSYVASVAQFTPKSVETQDERQKMVFRVKARLDPALLKKYAKHVKTGLPGMAYVRLDPAAAWPAKLEVQLP; this is encoded by the coding sequence ATGATGAAACCCGAAATCCGACGCTGGCTGGTCCGTGGTCTGGCCGTGGCCGGTGTCGTGCTGGTCGCGCTGCTGGTGTGGAAGCTGGTGTATTCCGGTGGCGAGGATGGCCGCTTTGCCCGGGGCAACGGCCGGATCGAGGCCACGGAAGTGGACGTGGCGGCCAAGAGCGGCGGCCGGGTGGCGGAAATCCTGGTCAACGAGGGGGATTTCGTGCAGGCCGGACAACTGGTGGCGCGCATGGATCAGGCCTCGCTCGCCGCGCAGCTGACCCAGGCGCAGGCGCAGCTGGCCAACGCCCGCAGCAGCCGCGAAACCATGCTGGCGCAGGTGGCGCAGCGCGAGGCCGACGTGGTGATGGCCGAGGCGGTGCTGGTGCAGCGTCGTGCCGAGCTGGACGTGTCCGGCAAGACCCACGCGCGCTCGAAAGCCCTGCTTGCCGACCGCGCCACCTCGGCCCAGCAGGTGGACGACGACGCGGCGCGCCTGCGCAACGCCGAGGCCAACGTCGCGGTGGCCAAGGCGCAGATCGCCGCTGCCCGCGCGGCCTTGCTGGCGGCCAGGGCGCAGGTGGTGCAGGCGCAGGCCGGCATCGACGCGGCCGAAGCGGTGGTCAAGCGGCTGGAAATCGACCTCGCCGACGGCGACCTGCACGCCCCGCGCGCCGGCCGCGTGCAGTACCGCATCGTGCAGCCGGGCGAGGTGATCGCCGGCGGCGGCAAGGTGGTCAGCCTGGTGGACATTGCCGATGTCTACATGACCTTTTTCCTGCCCGAGCAGGCCGCCGGCAAGGTGGGGCTGGGCAGTGACGTGCACATCGTGCTCGACGCCGCGCCGCAGTACGTGCTGCCGGCCAGGGTGTCCTACGTCGCCAGCGTGGCCCAGTTCACGCCCAAGTCGGTCGAAACGCAGGACGAGCGCCAGAAAATGGTGTTCCGCGTCAAGGCGCGACTCGACCCCGCGCTGCTGAAGAAATACGCCAAGCACGTGAAAACCGGCCTGCCGGGCATGGCCTACGTTCGGCTTGACCCGGCCGCCGCCTGGCCGGCGAAGCTGGAGGTACAGCTGCCGTGA